A stretch of Sphingorhabdus sp. YGSMI21 DNA encodes these proteins:
- a CDS encoding Hsp20 family protein, with protein MNRFDFTPYRRSTVGFDRLFDLLENNARAQQSENYPPFNIERSGEDHYRITLAVAGFKDDEIEITAQQNLLLVAGNKKTDDHEGKQFLHMGIANRNFERRFELADFVRVENAALADGLLEIDLVREIPEAMRPQTIAINKGDNVTKIADKRKKKEDKAA; from the coding sequence ATGAATCGTTTTGACTTTACCCCCTATCGCCGCTCGACCGTAGGTTTTGACCGGCTGTTCGACCTTCTTGAAAATAATGCCCGCGCGCAGCAATCCGAGAATTACCCGCCGTTCAACATCGAACGCAGCGGTGAAGATCATTACCGGATCACGCTGGCGGTCGCCGGTTTCAAGGATGACGAAATCGAAATTACCGCCCAGCAGAATTTGCTGCTCGTCGCCGGCAACAAGAAGACCGACGACCATGAAGGCAAGCAGTTCCTGCACATGGGAATAGCCAACCGCAACTTCGAACGGCGTTTCGAACTCGCCGATTTCGTCCGCGTGGAAAATGCCGCGCTGGCCGACGGCCTGCTTGAAATCGACCTTGTTCGGGAAATCCCCGAAGCAATGCGGCCGCAAACGATCGCGATCAACAAGGGCGACAATGTCACCAAGATAGCGGACAAGCGGAAGAAGAAAGAAGACAAAGCCGCCTAA
- a CDS encoding Crp/Fnr family transcriptional regulator, producing MKVEELADILAEHSLFADCDDAELADLILRGHFMQYKKGDELIMQGDPGNSLLILLSGNARTSMIASNGYEVVLDYAEAGQVLGEIALLDGGERTASVTAIEPTSALSITREAFEDILAKHKNMALRLLKVMAKRIRMANSMIEGDRAYTSGPRLARYLLRLSVVGADEGRLKLDLSQSELGNFAGMSREHINRQLSSWSESEIVAVESGKVRILDHAMLSHIAEADS from the coding sequence GTGAAAGTCGAAGAACTGGCAGATATTTTGGCTGAGCACAGCCTGTTTGCCGACTGCGACGACGCTGAACTGGCAGACTTGATATTGCGCGGGCATTTCATGCAATATAAAAAAGGGGACGAACTGATCATGCAAGGTGATCCTGGAAACTCGCTGCTGATATTATTGTCAGGCAATGCGCGCACCAGCATGATCGCCAGCAATGGTTATGAAGTTGTTCTAGACTATGCGGAAGCCGGACAGGTTCTGGGTGAAATCGCGCTGCTGGACGGCGGCGAGCGGACAGCCAGCGTGACTGCCATCGAGCCGACATCAGCACTCTCGATAACGCGGGAAGCGTTTGAAGACATTCTGGCAAAGCACAAGAATATGGCTTTGCGCTTGCTAAAGGTCATGGCCAAGCGCATCCGGATGGCCAACAGCATGATCGAAGGCGATCGGGCCTATACATCGGGACCGCGACTGGCGCGCTATCTGTTGAGATTATCGGTGGTCGGCGCAGACGAGGGGCGTCTGAAGCTGGACCTGAGTCAAAGCGAACTCGGCAATTTTGCCGGCATGTCGCGCGAACATATCAATCGGCAACTGTCCTCATGGTCGGAAAGCGAGATTGTGGCAGTGGAAAGCGGAAAGGTCCGGATATTGGACCACGCCATGCTTTCCCATATTGCCGAAGCAGATTCTTGA
- a CDS encoding CTP synthase — protein sequence MARYIFITGGVVSSLGKGLMAASLGALLQARGYSVRIRKLDPYLNVDPGTMSPYQHGEVYVTDDGAETDLDLGHYERFTGVPSLQSDNVTSGRIYQSIITKERRGDYLGATVQVIPHVTDAIQAFAEDKLDGIDFVLCEIGGTVGDIESLPFIEAIRQLRNKVGRDNAISVHVTLVPYIAAAGELKTKPTQHSVRELTSLGIQPDILLCRCEHPLPDTERAKIAQFCNVRKESVIPALDASNIYNVPLQYHQEGLDREVLRAFSIDDAPEPDLSRWYDVMERIEHPEGEVIVGVVGKYVGLQDAYKSLQEALFHGGLANRVKVQVRWLDAELFENEEDLAAKLEPLHAILVPGGFGERGSEGKIGSVKFARENDIPFFGICLGMQMACVEAARNMAGIEGASTTEFGETDEPVVGLITEWMTEEGLQKREAGGDLGGTMRLGAYDAVLQQGSKISEIYGSREISERHRHRYEVNKGYVERLEKTGLMFSGMSPDGELPETVERPDHIWFVGVQFHPELKSKPFDPHPLFASFIAAALQQSRLV from the coding sequence ATGGCGCGATATATTTTCATTACCGGCGGTGTGGTTTCCTCTCTTGGCAAAGGTCTGATGGCGGCGAGCCTCGGTGCTCTGTTGCAGGCTCGCGGATATTCCGTGCGAATCCGGAAACTTGACCCCTATCTCAACGTTGATCCGGGCACGATGTCGCCCTATCAGCACGGCGAAGTCTATGTCACCGACGATGGTGCGGAGACGGATCTCGATCTTGGCCATTACGAGCGCTTCACCGGCGTTCCGTCGCTGCAATCGGACAATGTCACCTCTGGCCGAATCTATCAGTCGATCATCACCAAGGAGCGCCGCGGCGACTATCTCGGTGCCACGGTGCAGGTTATTCCGCACGTTACCGACGCGATCCAGGCTTTTGCCGAAGACAAGCTGGACGGCATTGATTTCGTTCTCTGCGAAATTGGCGGAACGGTTGGCGATATCGAGAGCCTGCCTTTCATCGAAGCGATTCGGCAGCTGCGCAACAAGGTCGGTCGGGACAATGCGATTTCCGTGCATGTCACGCTGGTCCCCTATATTGCCGCTGCTGGCGAGCTGAAAACAAAACCGACCCAGCACAGCGTCAGGGAATTGACCTCGCTGGGCATCCAGCCGGACATATTGCTCTGCCGCTGCGAACATCCGCTACCCGATACCGAACGGGCCAAGATCGCCCAGTTCTGCAACGTCCGCAAGGAATCGGTGATCCCGGCGCTGGACGCGAGCAATATCTATAATGTGCCGCTCCAATATCATCAGGAAGGCCTGGATCGGGAGGTACTGCGCGCCTTTTCGATCGATGATGCTCCCGAGCCCGACCTGTCCCGCTGGTATGATGTCATGGAACGGATCGAACATCCGGAAGGCGAAGTCATCGTCGGCGTGGTCGGCAAATATGTCGGTCTGCAGGATGCTTACAAGTCGCTGCAGGAAGCGCTGTTTCACGGCGGTCTTGCCAACCGTGTCAAGGTACAGGTCCGCTGGCTCGATGCGGAACTGTTCGAGAATGAAGAGGATCTGGCCGCTAAACTGGAGCCGCTGCACGCGATTCTGGTGCCCGGCGGTTTCGGCGAGCGTGGCAGCGAGGGCAAGATCGGCTCGGTCAAATTCGCCCGCGAAAATGATATTCCGTTTTTCGGCATCTGTCTGGGCATGCAAATGGCCTGTGTCGAAGCGGCCCGCAATATGGCCGGCATCGAGGGCGCGTCGACGACCGAATTTGGTGAAACCGATGAGCCGGTTGTCGGCCTGATCACCGAATGGATGACCGAAGAAGGTCTGCAGAAGCGCGAGGCCGGCGGCGACCTGGGCGGTACGATGCGGCTGGGCGCCTATGATGCGGTGCTGCAGCAGGGTTCGAAGATCAGCGAGATTTATGGCAGCCGCGAAATCAGCGAACGCCATCGCCATCGCTATGAGGTGAACAAGGGCTATGTCGAGCGGCTGGAGAAAACCGGCCTGATGTTCTCGGGCATGTCACCTGACGGCGAGCTTCCCGAAACCGTTGAACGGCCGGATCACATCTGGTTCGTCGGCGTCCAGTTCCATCCGGAACTCAAGAGCAAGCCTTTTGACCCGCACCCGCTTTTTGCTTCTTTCATAGCCGCGGCCCTGCAACAAAGCAGGCTTGTCTAG
- the secG gene encoding preprotein translocase subunit SecG — MFLFLTVLQAIVAAMLVGVILMQKSEGGGLGVGGSPSGMMSARGAADLLTRTTSILAVLFVALSITLAVLAAAEGKVETIDQSLQRDTAPVSAPADDVPLVGDDPLAAAAAAAAEEEAPATGSNGSIPLDQ; from the coding sequence ATGTTTCTTTTTCTCACCGTCCTTCAAGCCATTGTCGCCGCCATGCTGGTGGGTGTCATATTGATGCAGAAATCCGAAGGCGGTGGACTGGGTGTCGGCGGCTCGCCGTCCGGCATGATGTCGGCGCGCGGTGCGGCGGATTTGCTCACCCGGACGACATCGATTCTGGCGGTCCTGTTTGTTGCCCTGTCGATCACGCTGGCGGTTCTGGCCGCTGCGGAAGGCAAGGTCGAAACGATCGACCAGAGCCTGCAACGCGATACGGCACCGGTCTCCGCTCCGGCTGACGATGTGCCACTGGTCGGCGATGATCCGCTGGCCGCCGCGGCCGCTGCAGCAGCAGAGGAAGAAGCGCCGGCGACCGGCTCGAACGGTTCCATTCCACTCGACCAGTAA
- the tpiA gene encoding triose-phosphate isomerase — protein MANRKYIVGNWKMNGLRAQLSDIAAIAAIAANNEGADVGICPPATLIAAAAEANPGFAIGAQDCHFAESGAHTGCLSAAMLKEAGATYSILGHSERRADQQEGDAEVKAKAEAVHAADMGAIICVGETEEERDAGQAIEIVTIQLARSFPAGASADWLTIAYEPVWAIGTGRVPAASDVEEMHAAIRAKLGELMGQGSDDVRILYGGSMNGSNAAELLAVPNVDGGLVGGASLTAAKFGPIIEAAAAA, from the coding sequence ATGGCAAACCGCAAATATATTGTCGGCAACTGGAAAATGAACGGGCTGCGCGCGCAGCTTTCGGATATAGCGGCGATCGCCGCGATTGCCGCCAATAATGAAGGCGCCGATGTCGGAATCTGCCCTCCTGCCACACTGATCGCCGCAGCGGCCGAGGCCAATCCCGGCTTCGCCATCGGTGCGCAGGATTGTCATTTTGCCGAAAGCGGCGCACACACCGGATGCCTGTCCGCCGCAATGCTCAAGGAAGCGGGCGCAACCTATTCGATTCTCGGCCACAGCGAGCGCCGCGCGGACCAGCAGGAGGGCGATGCCGAGGTGAAAGCCAAGGCCGAAGCTGTCCATGCGGCCGACATGGGAGCGATTATCTGCGTCGGCGAGACCGAAGAGGAACGCGATGCCGGCCAGGCGATTGAAATCGTCACCATCCAGCTCGCCCGATCCTTTCCCGCCGGGGCCAGCGCCGACTGGCTGACGATCGCCTATGAACCGGTATGGGCAATCGGCACCGGCCGCGTCCCCGCCGCCAGCGATGTCGAGGAAATGCACGCCGCAATCCGCGCGAAGCTTGGAGAATTGATGGGGCAGGGCAGCGACGATGTGCGTATTCTCTACGGCGGTTCGATGAATGGCAGCAATGCAGCGGAATTGCTGGCAGTACCCAATGTCGATGGCGGACTGGTCGGTGGCGCCAGCCTGACGGCAGCGAAATTCGGACCGATTATCGAGGCGGCCGCTGCGGCCTGA
- a CDS encoding peptidylprolyl isomerase encodes MISFFRRIFSSKLGLFLTFCFVGLIAIAFATADVSSSGTFGGVTGSGTAAKIGDSKLTSAELNQSVNNAFRGEQRQNTGLDLKTFINGGGFDEVLEQLINSFAIADFGAKYGMAAGKRLVDGEIASIPTFQGADGQFSEENFRRALQQQGINETQLRDNFTRNLMANQLVTAAGFGAAVPEKLVTPYASLLLESREGQIATVPSVAFIDDIKPAKAAIEAFYAKNASRYTIPERRTIRYALFEKSRFNDKIKPSEKEIAGYYKLNNTRYSASETRNFNQVILPTEAAAKALADKIKAGTSIDQAAQSVGLSASAVGPVNKADFANSASQAVANAAFSARSGAIAGPAQSALGWHIVKVQDVKQIPARSLEQVRAEIVAELTREKIEEAIAELTVRLEDEFADGATLGDIAKAEELKIESTPPLLANGQNPNDRNYKPIPEMQRILPIAFAVDEDSDPQIVEIVPGEKYAAIDVSEITESAPPPLAQIEQLVTRDYMLDQGSKKAKTVADKIAKAVSSGTPLSKAVADAGVKLPNVQKISATRAELARQSQQGQVPAPLSLMFSMAQGTAKSLAAPRDQGWYVVVLDKLNRGDASKREDLLNATKTQFKQVFGTEYTSQFINAMKADVGVERNEDTLTALKQQLLGGN; translated from the coding sequence ATGATCAGTTTTTTCCGCCGTATTTTTTCCTCGAAACTGGGCCTTTTTCTGACCTTCTGTTTCGTCGGTTTGATCGCCATTGCCTTTGCCACGGCCGACGTGTCGAGCAGCGGCACTTTCGGCGGAGTGACCGGATCGGGTACGGCTGCCAAGATTGGCGACAGCAAATTGACCAGCGCGGAGCTCAACCAGTCGGTCAACAACGCTTTTCGCGGTGAACAGCGTCAGAATACCGGGCTGGATCTCAAGACCTTCATCAATGGCGGCGGCTTTGACGAGGTTCTCGAACAGCTGATCAACAGTTTCGCCATTGCCGACTTCGGTGCCAAATACGGCATGGCCGCCGGCAAGCGGCTGGTCGACGGGGAAATTGCCAGTATCCCGACTTTCCAGGGCGCCGATGGCCAGTTCAGCGAAGAAAATTTCCGTCGCGCGCTACAGCAGCAGGGCATCAACGAGACGCAGCTGCGCGACAACTTCACTCGCAATCTGATGGCCAACCAGCTGGTGACGGCCGCCGGTTTCGGAGCGGCCGTGCCGGAGAAACTGGTCACGCCTTATGCCTCTCTGCTGCTGGAATCGCGGGAGGGGCAGATTGCAACCGTACCTTCGGTCGCTTTCATCGATGACATCAAACCGGCAAAAGCCGCTATCGAAGCCTTTTATGCCAAGAATGCCTCACGCTATACGATCCCCGAACGGCGGACGATCCGTTATGCGCTGTTCGAAAAATCGCGCTTCAATGACAAGATCAAGCCCAGCGAAAAGGAAATTGCCGGCTATTACAAGCTGAACAATACCCGCTATTCGGCTAGCGAGACCCGCAATTTCAACCAGGTCATCCTGCCGACCGAGGCCGCCGCCAAGGCGCTGGCCGACAAGATCAAGGCCGGCACCTCGATCGACCAGGCGGCCCAGTCGGTCGGGTTATCGGCTTCTGCCGTGGGACCGGTCAACAAGGCCGACTTTGCCAACAGCGCATCGCAAGCCGTGGCCAATGCCGCCTTTTCCGCCCGTTCGGGCGCGATAGCCGGACCGGCGCAAAGCGCGCTCGGCTGGCACATCGTCAAGGTCCAGGACGTCAAGCAGATCCCGGCCCGTTCGCTGGAACAGGTCCGCGCAGAGATTGTCGCCGAACTGACCCGCGAAAAGATCGAGGAAGCGATCGCCGAGCTGACTGTCCGTCTGGAAGACGAATTTGCCGATGGCGCGACGCTGGGTGACATCGCCAAGGCCGAAGAGCTAAAAATCGAGTCCACCCCTCCGCTTCTCGCCAATGGCCAGAACCCCAATGACCGGAATTACAAACCCATCCCCGAAATGCAGCGGATATTGCCGATTGCCTTTGCAGTGGATGAGGATAGCGATCCGCAGATCGTCGAGATCGTTCCCGGCGAGAAATATGCCGCGATCGATGTCTCGGAAATCACCGAATCCGCGCCGCCACCGCTGGCGCAGATCGAGCAGCTGGTGACCCGCGACTATATGCTGGACCAAGGATCGAAAAAGGCAAAAACGGTCGCCGACAAGATCGCCAAGGCGGTCAGCAGCGGGACGCCTCTGTCCAAGGCTGTTGCCGATGCCGGGGTAAAATTGCCCAATGTCCAGAAGATCAGCGCCACCCGGGCCGAACTCGCGCGGCAGAGCCAGCAGGGACAGGTCCCCGCGCCGCTCAGCCTGATGTTCAGCATGGCGCAGGGCACTGCCAAATCCCTGGCCGCACCGCGCGACCAGGGATGGTATGTGGTCGTGCTCGACAAGCTCAATCGCGGCGATGCGTCGAAGCGGGAAGATTTGCTGAACGCGACAAAGACCCAGTTCAAACAGGTATTCGGCACCGAATATACATCGCAGTTCATCAACGCGATGAAGGCGGATGTCGGCGTCGAGCGCAACGAGGATACGCTGACCGCGCTGAAACAACAGCTGCTCGGCGGGAACTGA
- the trpE gene encoding anthranilate synthase component I: protein MAGSFGIEAARAALDSGKPALIWRRQVADTETPVSAALKLMEDGRGDYLLESVEGGETRGRHSMIGLAPDLVFRADGEKAAINPIWLQDRDAFAPESGDSLSALRNLVKACQMDVPEELPRALACLVGYFGYETIGLVEKLPRAPQSELDLPDMLFVRPTVILIFDRLADELFLVAPVWPETAGDSEAKIASAEERLDEAQRGLSAPVRPELVAGRLPHTELTGSNDAGPSEPEFTPRVSPEKYGEMVLRAKDYIEAGDIFQVVLAQRFTTPFTLPPIELYRALRRINPSPFLFFLDLPGFALTGSSPEILVRARDGEVTIRPIAGTRPRGKNAAEDKANRDSLLADPKERAEHLMLLDLGRNDVGRVASAHSVEVTDSYTVEFYSHVMHIVSNVIGELAPDKDALDALFAGFPAGTVSGAPKVRACQIIAELEPETRGAYAGGVGYFSPDGSMDSCIVLRTGIVKDGTLHVQAGAGIVADSDPAYELAECRAKAGALLAAAKEAVKRAQDIGFGQ from the coding sequence ATGGCGGGCAGTTTCGGAATAGAAGCGGCGCGCGCGGCACTGGACAGCGGCAAGCCGGCGCTGATCTGGCGGCGGCAGGTTGCCGACACCGAAACACCGGTATCCGCTGCGCTGAAGCTGATGGAAGATGGCCGCGGTGACTATCTGCTCGAATCGGTTGAAGGCGGCGAGACCCGGGGACGGCACAGCATGATCGGCCTCGCGCCAGATCTGGTGTTCCGTGCCGATGGCGAGAAAGCCGCGATCAACCCGATATGGCTGCAGGACCGCGACGCCTTTGCCCCGGAAAGCGGCGACAGCCTTTCCGCCTTGCGCAATCTGGTCAAGGCCTGCCAGATGGACGTGCCGGAAGAATTGCCCCGCGCCCTCGCCTGTCTGGTCGGCTATTTCGGCTATGAGACCATCGGGTTGGTCGAGAAGCTGCCGCGTGCCCCGCAGTCCGAGCTGGACCTGCCCGACATGCTGTTCGTCCGGCCGACGGTGATCCTGATCTTCGACCGGCTGGCCGATGAACTGTTTCTGGTGGCGCCCGTTTGGCCCGAGACCGCTGGCGATAGCGAAGCCAAGATCGCTTCGGCGGAAGAACGACTGGACGAAGCGCAGCGCGGGCTGTCTGCCCCCGTTCGTCCCGAGCTTGTCGCAGGACGGTTGCCGCACACCGAACTGACCGGCTCGAACGATGCCGGACCGAGCGAACCGGAGTTCACGCCCCGGGTCTCGCCCGAGAAATATGGCGAGATGGTGCTGCGCGCCAAGGACTATATCGAGGCCGGGGACATCTTCCAGGTGGTGCTGGCCCAACGCTTCACCACGCCCTTCACCCTGCCGCCGATCGAACTCTATCGCGCCCTGCGCCGGATCAACCCTTCACCGTTCCTGTTCTTCCTCGACCTGCCCGGCTTTGCGCTCACCGGTTCGAGCCCGGAAATCCTCGTCCGCGCGCGCGACGGCGAAGTCACCATCCGGCCGATCGCCGGCACCCGGCCGCGCGGCAAGAATGCCGCCGAGGACAAAGCGAACAGGGACAGCCTGCTTGCCGACCCCAAGGAACGGGCCGAGCATCTGATGCTACTTGATCTCGGCCGCAACGATGTCGGCCGGGTGGCGAGCGCGCACAGCGTCGAGGTCACCGACAGCTATACGGTCGAATTTTACAGCCATGTCATGCATATCGTCTCCAACGTCATCGGAGAACTGGCACCGGACAAAGACGCACTCGACGCCCTGTTCGCGGGCTTCCCCGCCGGCACGGTCAGCGGCGCGCCGAAAGTCCGCGCCTGCCAGATCATCGCCGAACTCGAACCGGAAACCCGCGGCGCCTATGCCGGCGGCGTCGGCTATTTCTCTCCGGATGGCAGCATGGACAGTTGCATCGTTCTGCGCACGGGTATCGTGAAGGATGGCACGCTGCACGTGCAGGCCGGCGCAGGCATCGTAGCGGACAGCGATCCGGCCTATGAACTGGCCGAATGTCGCGCCAAGGCGGGTGCGTTGCTGGCGGCCGCGAAAGAAGCGGTGAAGCGGGCTCAGGATATCGGGTTCGGTCAGTAA
- a CDS encoding alpha/beta hydrolase, whose product MNSFTTIDGTNIFYKDWGPRDAQPILFHHGWPLSADDWDNQMLFFLGQGYRVIAHDRRGHGRSDQTDTGNEMDTYATDVAALVRQLDLKNAVHIGHSTGGGEVARYVARSEPGRVAKAALLGAVPPIMLKTANNPDGLPMDVFDGFRSALAANRAQFYLDVPSGPFYGFNRPDAVISQGLIQNWWRQGMAGGAKAHYDCIAAFSETDFTEDLQAIEVPTLVLHGEDDQVVPIANSAHKAIRLLKNGEMKTYKGLSHGFFATHPDPINADLLAFIKS is encoded by the coding sequence GTGAATAGCTTCACCACCATCGACGGTACCAATATTTTCTACAAGGACTGGGGCCCCAGAGATGCCCAGCCCATCCTTTTTCACCATGGCTGGCCACTGAGTGCGGACGACTGGGACAACCAGATGCTGTTCTTCCTCGGGCAGGGTTACCGCGTGATTGCCCACGACCGCCGGGGTCACGGGCGTTCGGATCAAACGGACACGGGCAACGAAATGGACACCTATGCGACCGATGTTGCCGCGCTTGTGCGCCAGCTTGATCTGAAGAACGCCGTCCATATCGGTCACTCGACGGGGGGCGGAGAAGTTGCCCGATATGTCGCGCGGTCGGAGCCCGGGCGCGTCGCCAAAGCGGCCCTCCTCGGCGCAGTACCGCCGATAATGCTGAAGACCGCAAACAACCCTGACGGCCTTCCGATGGACGTTTTTGACGGTTTCCGCTCCGCTCTGGCTGCCAATCGCGCGCAATTCTATCTCGACGTCCCCTCCGGCCCCTTCTACGGCTTCAATCGCCCCGATGCGGTAATCAGCCAGGGCCTGATCCAGAACTGGTGGCGCCAGGGGATGGCAGGTGGTGCCAAGGCCCATTATGATTGCATCGCCGCCTTCTCCGAAACAGATTTTACCGAGGATTTGCAAGCGATTGAGGTGCCAACCCTGGTACTTCATGGCGAAGATGATCAGGTCGTGCCGATCGCCAATTCGGCGCACAAGGCGATCCGGTTGCTGAAAAACGGCGAAATGAAAACCTATAAAGGCCTGTCCCACGGTTTTTTCGCCACGCACCCCGATCCGATCAACGCGGATTTGCTGGCTTTCATCAAAAGCTGA
- a CDS encoding energy transducer TonB — protein MFLVRRMNGLRVGTLVLLLILTTCALVPVASSGATTPLHVIKILSPDEAKERDLKLRREWAPRCRRAWSRRKNLDRIFNDLGISDNKLSDLSRYLSEGRHGCRKTPELALRIMGRIVGENPLATENVYFLKQLVQIHKAARRPDSDRRILELERILWIRTGHVGGLQIFQTEQERRDFIARNDIWAYLLSQDNRQYLNNHHHILDALFDPLSPRFDPGGAIQRAVKRGHLSYKVKAAKLLIDGQLVARDMDRAEALLWGAARLPEAVSMLLPIVASRLQSSDATIRDDTASALFEISKQPFASNVRDLIIPYYRKNLRDESHMISIDAARKLEMLTRMHMDTAADPLLDWVDQKLESRNREEKEAAQLILAKLVLAHKAGARAVLEKDIRRTGGVVQTNKAEGLQILQKALEYSHRYPVPALRERREGVVSVDLLVSPSRRALEAFVMKTSGFEDIDSAAIKSAIRFSRLKFPELPDRYVRMTLPDIQFRLPRCSEQGEITPLLEGAIVIEAQCLRW, from the coding sequence ATGTTTCTTGTGAGGAGAATGAATGGTTTGAGGGTAGGAACCCTGGTTTTACTATTGATTTTGACGACATGTGCATTGGTTCCGGTTGCATCATCTGGCGCAACCACGCCGCTTCACGTCATAAAAATCCTATCGCCCGACGAGGCAAAAGAGCGTGATCTCAAATTACGGCGGGAGTGGGCACCCAGGTGTCGCAGAGCTTGGTCTCGCCGCAAGAATTTGGACAGGATTTTTAATGATCTCGGCATTTCCGACAATAAGTTGTCTGATTTGTCCCGCTATCTATCGGAAGGTCGCCACGGTTGCCGCAAAACGCCTGAGCTGGCCTTGCGTATCATGGGCCGGATCGTTGGAGAAAATCCACTGGCGACCGAAAATGTCTATTTTCTTAAGCAGCTTGTTCAAATTCACAAGGCCGCGCGGCGACCCGATTCTGATCGGAGAATCCTTGAACTCGAGCGAATCCTGTGGATACGGACAGGCCATGTTGGCGGATTGCAAATTTTCCAGACCGAGCAGGAGCGACGCGACTTTATCGCCAGAAATGATATTTGGGCCTATCTTCTTTCGCAAGATAATCGACAATATTTGAATAATCATCATCATATCCTTGATGCGCTTTTCGACCCATTGTCACCGCGCTTCGACCCGGGCGGTGCAATTCAGCGAGCTGTGAAGCGGGGCCATCTCAGTTATAAAGTGAAAGCTGCAAAACTGCTGATTGACGGACAATTGGTTGCCAGAGACATGGATAGGGCCGAGGCTTTGCTTTGGGGGGCAGCGAGGTTACCCGAGGCCGTCTCGATGCTCCTGCCCATCGTTGCATCAAGATTGCAGAGTTCCGACGCAACGATTCGCGATGACACCGCGAGCGCATTATTTGAAATTTCGAAACAGCCATTCGCTTCAAATGTTCGCGATTTGATAATCCCCTATTATCGCAAGAATTTGAGGGATGAGAGTCACATGATTTCGATCGATGCGGCCCGAAAATTGGAAATGTTGACACGCATGCATATGGATACGGCTGCTGACCCGCTATTGGACTGGGTAGATCAAAAATTGGAAAGTCGAAACCGGGAGGAAAAAGAGGCGGCTCAGCTCATTCTTGCGAAATTGGTCCTCGCTCACAAGGCGGGGGCTAGAGCAGTCTTGGAGAAAGATATTCGTCGAACAGGAGGCGTGGTTCAGACAAATAAGGCCGAAGGTTTGCAAATATTGCAGAAGGCGCTCGAGTATAGCCACAGATATCCAGTTCCGGCATTGCGTGAACGCAGGGAGGGCGTTGTATCTGTCGACCTTTTGGTATCGCCCAGTCGTAGAGCTCTGGAAGCATTCGTAATGAAGACGAGCGGTTTTGAAGATATTGACAGTGCCGCCATCAAATCAGCCATTCGCTTTAGTCGCCTAAAATTTCCGGAACTTCCCGACCGCTATGTCAGGATGACCTTGCCGGATATCCAGTTTCGGCTTCCCCGGTGCAGTGAGCAGGGTGAAATCACGCCCCTACTTGAGGGGGCCATTGTGATTGAAGCGCAATGCCTGCGGTGGTGA
- a CDS encoding polyhydroxyalkanoic acid system family protein produces the protein MGEPVTVNIPHKLGLAEARNRIGSGIHTLSDVIPGASLTDHHWEGDHLHFTLEAIGQRIVSDMHVREDEVYVVLDLPPMLAMFANKIKAKLMKEAPKMLE, from the coding sequence ATGGGCGAGCCCGTCACCGTCAACATTCCGCACAAACTGGGTCTGGCCGAAGCCAGGAACCGCATCGGCAGCGGCATCCACACGCTCAGCGATGTCATCCCGGGCGCCAGCCTGACCGACCATCACTGGGAGGGCGACCATCTCCACTTCACCCTCGAAGCCATCGGCCAGCGCATCGTCAGCGACATGCATGTTCGCGAAGACGAGGTCTATGTCGTGCTCGACCTGCCGCCGATGCTGGCGATGTTCGCCAACAAGATCAAGGCGAAGCTGATGAAGGAAGCGCCGAAGATGCTGGAGTGA
- a CDS encoding aminodeoxychorismate/anthranilate synthase component II, with protein sequence MILVIDNYDSFTFNLVHYLMELGAEVRVERNDALTASEALATGAQAFLISPGPCTPNEAGISLDLVAACADAEKPLLGVCLGHQSIGQHFGGKVVRGGLMHGKTSPVTHDGSGVFAGLPSPYTATRYHSLIVEDIPGSLPVNATADDGSVMGFRHESLPIHGVQFHPESIATEHGHQLLANFMAIAGIEAKEAA encoded by the coding sequence ATGATCCTCGTTATCGACAATTATGACAGCTTCACCTTCAATCTGGTCCATTATCTGATGGAACTGGGCGCGGAGGTGCGGGTGGAGCGCAATGACGCGCTGACCGCCAGCGAAGCGCTGGCCACCGGAGCGCAGGCCTTCCTGATTTCACCGGGTCCCTGCACCCCCAATGAAGCGGGCATATCGCTAGATCTGGTGGCGGCCTGCGCCGATGCCGAGAAACCGTTGCTCGGCGTGTGTCTCGGTCACCAGAGCATTGGCCAGCATTTCGGCGGCAAGGTCGTGCGCGGCGGGTTGATGCACGGCAAGACATCGCCGGTGACCCATGACGGCAGCGGCGTCTTTGCCGGCCTGCCCTCGCCTTATACCGCGACCCGCTATCACTCGCTGATCGTCGAGGATATTCCGGGCAGCCTGCCGGTCAACGCCACCGCCGACGATGGTTCGGTCATGGGTTTCCGCCACGAAAGCCTGCCGATCCACGGCGTGCAATTCCACCCCGAGAGCATCGCCACCGAACATGGTCATCAATTGCTGGCCAATTTCATGGCGATCGCGGGGATCGAAGCGAAGGAAGCGGCATGA